Proteins found in one Acidimicrobiales bacterium genomic segment:
- the dop gene encoding depupylase/deamidase Dop, whose product MAIPKTLGIETEYGIVHKGTDDPNPIAASSVLINAYLYDAGYRTDSRDASVHWDFIDETPGMDARGYAPTGAMPPDVETHLVNAVLTNGARYYVDHAHPELSTPECADALSVVRFDRAAELIAAQSMEAANRLLPPDEEIVLYKNNSDGKGNSYGCHENYLVDRATPFGRIVNRATAHFITRQIFTGAGKVGAEAPGMRTDDVGFQLTQRADFFEEEVGLETTLKRPIINTRDEPHADARKYRRLHVIVGDANMAQVATYLKVGTTALVLALTEDDAFTRDFTFRTPVPAMRQVSHDLSLRAPLELDDGTTITALEVQWELLDQSKKYVEANGTDDVGGDVALDVLRRWEFVLAGLEDDPMTLAGQVDWVAKYRLVNGYRDRHDLEWSDARLRAMDIQYSDLRPSKSLAARVDLERLVDEADAERAKTEPPHDTRAFFRGRCLQRFPDAVVAANWDSLVFDVGTEALRRVPMMEPLRGTEAHVGTLFDECDSATDLLRRLGN is encoded by the coding sequence ATGGCTATCCCGAAGACCCTCGGCATCGAGACCGAGTACGGCATCGTCCACAAGGGCACCGACGATCCGAACCCGATCGCGGCCTCGTCCGTGCTCATCAACGCGTACCTCTACGATGCCGGCTATCGCACCGACAGCCGGGACGCGTCGGTCCACTGGGATTTCATCGACGAGACACCGGGCATGGACGCCCGTGGCTACGCACCCACCGGCGCGATGCCGCCCGACGTGGAGACCCACCTGGTCAACGCGGTGCTCACCAACGGCGCCCGCTACTACGTCGACCACGCCCACCCCGAACTCAGCACGCCCGAATGCGCCGATGCCCTCTCGGTGGTGCGGTTCGACCGGGCCGCCGAACTCATCGCCGCGCAGTCCATGGAAGCCGCCAACCGCCTGCTGCCGCCGGACGAGGAGATCGTCCTCTACAAGAACAACAGCGACGGCAAGGGCAACAGCTACGGCTGTCACGAGAACTATCTCGTCGACCGGGCGACGCCGTTCGGGCGCATCGTCAACCGGGCAACGGCCCACTTCATCACCCGCCAGATCTTCACCGGTGCGGGCAAGGTCGGCGCCGAGGCACCCGGGATGCGCACCGACGACGTCGGCTTCCAGCTCACCCAGCGGGCCGATTTTTTCGAGGAGGAGGTGGGACTGGAGACCACCCTGAAGCGCCCGATCATCAACACCCGCGACGAGCCCCACGCCGACGCGCGCAAGTACCGGCGTCTCCACGTGATCGTCGGCGACGCCAACATGGCGCAGGTGGCCACCTATCTGAAGGTCGGCACCACGGCCCTCGTGCTGGCGCTCACCGAGGACGACGCGTTCACTCGCGACTTCACGTTTCGCACACCGGTGCCGGCAATGCGCCAGGTGTCCCACGATCTCTCGCTTCGTGCTCCGCTCGAACTCGACGACGGCACCACCATCACCGCGCTCGAGGTGCAATGGGAGTTGCTCGACCAGTCGAAGAAGTACGTCGAGGCCAACGGCACCGACGACGTCGGCGGTGACGTGGCGCTCGATGTGCTCCGCCGGTGGGAGTTCGTGCTGGCCGGCCTCGAGGACGACCCGATGACCCTGGCGGGCCAGGTCGACTGGGTCGCCAAGTACCGCCTGGTCAACGGCTATCGCGACCGCCACGACCTCGAATGGTCCGACGCCCGGCTCCGCGCCATGGACATCCAGTACAGCGACCTGCGTCCGAGCAAGTCCCTCGCGGCGCGCGTCGACCTCGAGCGCCTCGTCGACGAGGCCGACGCCGAACGAGCCAAGACCGAACCGCCCCACGACACCCGGGCCTTCTTCCGCGGCCGCTGTCTCCAGCGCTTTCCCGACGCCGTCGTCGCCGCGAACTGGGACTCGCTGGTGTTCGACGTCGGCACCGAGGCCCTGCGCCGGGTGCCGATGATGGAACCATTGCGCGGGACCGAGGCCCACGTGGGTACCTTGTTCGATGAGTGCGACTCGGCGACGGACCTTCTCCGTCGTCTGGGCAACTGA
- a CDS encoding amino acid ABC transporter ATP-binding protein gives MTSLTNTATVAGGTGEPIITVQGVDKFFGEFQALTNVNLVVGKQEVVVVIGPSGSGKSTLIRCINHLEEHTNGTIVVDGVELTSDIRNIREIRRECGMVFQSFNLFPHMTVLDNITLGPRRVRKKPKAAAEKAAMELLEMVKIPEQAKKHPGQLSGGQQQRVAIARALAMEPKVMLFDEPTSALDPEMVKEVLDAMQDLAESGMTMIVVTHEMGFARAVADRVAFMASGEIVEVGTPEHFFTNPQEERTKLFLSQIL, from the coding sequence ATGACCTCTCTGACCAACACGGCCACCGTCGCCGGCGGCACCGGCGAGCCGATCATCACGGTGCAGGGGGTCGACAAGTTCTTCGGCGAGTTCCAGGCGCTCACGAACGTGAACCTGGTCGTCGGCAAGCAGGAGGTCGTCGTGGTCATCGGCCCGTCCGGCTCCGGCAAGTCGACGCTCATCCGCTGCATCAACCATCTCGAAGAGCACACGAACGGCACGATCGTCGTCGACGGCGTCGAACTGACCTCGGACATCCGCAACATCCGGGAGATCCGTCGAGAGTGCGGGATGGTCTTCCAGTCCTTCAACCTGTTCCCACACATGACGGTGCTCGACAACATCACGCTCGGGCCCCGCCGGGTGCGCAAGAAGCCGAAGGCTGCGGCGGAGAAAGCAGCGATGGAGCTCCTCGAGATGGTCAAGATTCCCGAGCAGGCGAAGAAGCACCCCGGACAGCTCTCGGGCGGTCAGCAGCAGCGGGTCGCCATCGCCCGGGCGCTCGCCATGGAACCCAAGGTCATGCTGTTCGACGAGCCCACCTCGGCGCTCGACCCCGAGATGGTCAAAGAGGTGCTCGACGCCATGCAGGACCTCGCCGAGTCGGGCATGACGATGATCGTCGTCACCCACGAGATGGGCTTCGCCCGAGCGGTCGCCGACCGAGTCGCCTTCATGGCGAGCGGCGAAATCGTCGAGGTCGGCACCCCCGAGCACTTCTTCACGAACCCCCAGGAGGAGCGGACAAAGCTCTTCCTCTCCCAGATCCTCTGA
- a CDS encoding amino acid ABC transporter permease has translation MAPDAQLPTGLHGGGGVDGTPIASEPPPLLESGWGVREILRKNLFKDTKNSILTLLFGGLILFVLFKTFNYVFITARWEVIYNGPLEFYMVGKDFGRTGISYEMLWAGIYTAMLAMGIGTGLGYNEEAPPMRLGARAAMIGGPLVGIVFILSMTRTITPTLLTVGAVVVLAAGNQLGRRLPQVVRRRSGWILLALTLLAFGLITDFTPSNIDEFGGLLLTIVVAFAGVSLSFPIGVIMALARRSTFPLIRPLAVGYIELIRGVPLISLLFIGQFALGFLFPPGATLPGPIPRAIIMITLFSGAYVAEVVRGGLQSVPAGQVEAGKALGLSPFTITRQIVLPQALRNSIPALIGQFISLLKDVSLLVIIGLQEMLGIVDVVLARPEFTNQGYTPEAYAFVGTIYWTLCFSMSRAAQRLETRLGVGTR, from the coding sequence ATGGCCCCCGACGCACAGCTTCCGACCGGGCTCCACGGGGGCGGGGGAGTGGACGGCACGCCGATCGCATCCGAGCCCCCACCGCTCCTCGAGAGCGGATGGGGAGTACGCGAGATCCTCCGGAAGAACCTCTTCAAGGACACGAAGAACTCGATCCTGACCCTGCTCTTCGGGGGGCTCATCCTCTTCGTGCTGTTCAAGACGTTCAACTACGTCTTCATCACGGCCCGCTGGGAAGTCATCTACAACGGCCCGCTCGAGTTCTACATGGTGGGCAAGGACTTCGGCCGGACGGGGATCTCCTACGAGATGCTGTGGGCCGGCATCTACACGGCCATGCTCGCCATGGGCATCGGGACCGGCCTCGGCTACAACGAGGAAGCGCCGCCGATGCGGCTCGGGGCCCGCGCCGCGATGATCGGCGGCCCATTGGTCGGCATCGTCTTCATCCTCTCGATGACCCGCACGATCACCCCGACGCTGCTGACGGTGGGCGCGGTCGTCGTGCTGGCCGCGGGCAACCAGCTCGGGCGCCGATTGCCGCAGGTCGTTCGCCGCCGATCCGGCTGGATCCTGCTGGCGCTGACCCTCCTGGCCTTCGGGCTCATCACCGACTTCACGCCGTCCAACATCGACGAGTTCGGTGGGCTTCTGCTCACCATCGTCGTGGCCTTCGCCGGTGTCTCGCTGAGCTTCCCGATCGGCGTCATCATGGCACTCGCCCGCCGATCGACCTTCCCGCTGATCCGGCCGTTGGCGGTCGGCTACATCGAACTCATCCGCGGTGTGCCGCTCATCAGCCTGCTCTTCATCGGCCAGTTCGCCCTCGGCTTCCTGTTCCCACCGGGCGCAACCCTTCCGGGCCCGATTCCCCGCGCGATCATCATGATCACTCTCTTCTCCGGCGCCTACGTCGCCGAGGTCGTTCGCGGCGGTCTCCAATCGGTCCCGGCCGGGCAGGTCGAGGCGGGCAAGGCGCTCGGACTCTCCCCCTTCACCATCACCCGGCAGATCGTGCTTCCCCAGGCGCTGCGCAACTCGATCCCCGCCTTGATCGGCCAGTTCATCTCGTTGCTGAAGGACGTCTCGCTGCTGGTGATCATCGGCCTCCAGGAGATGCTGGGCATCGTCGACGTCGTCCTGGCTCGACCGGAGTTCACCAACCAGGGCTACACGCCGGAGGCCTACGCCTTCGTGGGGACCATCTACTGGACCTTGTGCTTCTCGATGTCACGGGCAGCACAACGTCTCGAAACCCGACTCGGAGTAGGAACGCGATGA
- a CDS encoding ABC transporter permease subunit (The N-terminal region of this protein, as described by TIGR01726, is a three transmembrane segment that identifies a subfamily of ABC transporter permease subunits, which specificities that include histidine, arginine, glutamine, glutamate, L-cystine (sic), the opines (in Agrobacterium) octopine and nopaline, etc.): protein MTTVEQEIHTPTKPPLYRNVRVLRWAFQFAVVGVVAYVVYRLYDNAITNLEDAGLPTGFDFLDNQARFAIPGLADSADYSIRKAYWAGYLNTLRVIVVGIPLCTALGVIIGIMRLSENLLVRAVGTIYVEVFRNIPVLLWIFITYLVIILLNLPQITDDVTPFDAFVISNRGIGIPWFNPDANLLMFVGFVGVAMLAVVGVSLWRRKVNEETGEPPRGLLYGGIAFLIVLAIGNFVAGNALSLDPAVIDGRQVGGGMNIFPPYIGLTIALVLYTASHVAEIVRGSIQAIHKGQAEAAQAIALSTFQRYRYVILPQAFRIMIPPLASQYLNITKNSSLAVAISYVEITSIFGRVSNNATPALQALIILMFCYLTFSLGISLIANFFNRRLSLESR, encoded by the coding sequence TTGACGACCGTCGAGCAGGAGATCCACACGCCGACGAAGCCGCCGCTGTACCGCAACGTGCGCGTCCTCCGCTGGGCGTTTCAATTCGCGGTCGTGGGCGTCGTCGCCTACGTGGTCTACCGCCTCTACGACAACGCGATCACCAACCTCGAGGATGCCGGTCTGCCCACCGGTTTCGACTTCCTCGACAATCAGGCCCGCTTCGCCATTCCCGGGCTCGCCGACAGCGCCGACTACTCGATTCGCAAGGCCTACTGGGCCGGGTACCTCAACACCCTCCGGGTGATCGTCGTGGGTATCCCGCTGTGCACCGCGCTCGGCGTGATCATCGGCATCATGCGTCTGAGCGAAAACCTGCTCGTTCGGGCCGTCGGCACCATCTATGTCGAGGTCTTCCGCAACATCCCGGTCCTGCTGTGGATCTTCATCACCTACCTGGTGATCATCCTCCTGAACCTTCCCCAGATCACCGACGACGTCACCCCGTTCGATGCCTTCGTGATCTCGAACCGCGGCATCGGTATCCCGTGGTTCAACCCCGATGCCAACCTCCTCATGTTCGTCGGCTTCGTCGGTGTCGCAATGCTCGCCGTGGTCGGTGTCAGCCTGTGGCGGCGCAAGGTCAACGAGGAGACCGGCGAACCTCCACGGGGTCTGCTCTACGGCGGCATCGCTTTCCTGATCGTGCTGGCCATCGGCAACTTCGTCGCCGGCAACGCGCTCTCGCTCGATCCGGCGGTCATCGACGGCCGCCAGGTCGGTGGCGGCATGAACATCTTCCCGCCCTACATCGGTCTCACCATCGCCCTGGTGCTCTACACCGCGAGCCACGTCGCCGAGATCGTGCGAGGGTCCATCCAGGCGATCCACAAGGGGCAGGCCGAGGCGGCGCAGGCCATCGCGCTCTCGACGTTCCAGCGGTACCGCTACGTCATCCTGCCGCAGGCCTTCCGGATCATGATCCCGCCGCTGGCCAGCCAGTACCTGAACATCACCAAGAACTCGTCGCTCGCCGTCGCGATTTCGTACGTGGAGATCACCTCGATCTTCGGGCGGGTGTCGAACAACGCCACACCCGCGTTGCAGGCGCTGATCATCCTGATGTTCTGCTACCTGACCTTCAGCCTCGGCATCTCGCTGATCGCCAACTTCTTCAACCGACGACTGTCGCTGGAGTCCCGCTGA
- a CDS encoding amino acid ABC transporter substrate-binding protein: MRNHWMLRLLAVLFSFTLLATACGDDSSDDADGGDTDSGDTDGGDTDTGDTGGDDDDTVDLVQDEGQTIQTIIDRGVLNCGVNGQLLGFSNVDADGNYTGLDVDYCRAIAAALLDDPDAVEYTDLTAETRFTALQSGEIDVLIRNGTWTSSRDGALGLQWAATTFYDGAGMLVNADSGFTEVADMDGTIICVQTGTTTEINLEIYFSNLGISYEPLNVADEAAVTSNFSSGACDGYVTDKSGLASFAATYDGDVTILDDTMSKEPLGPATREGDDDFFDVVQWVVFATFNAEEFGLTSENIGDVTPGENGAIDKFVNDAESGLGFPTADWAVRVIEAVGNYQEIYDRNIAPLGIPEGYNQLYTQGGILYGAPVN; encoded by the coding sequence ATGCGAAACCATTGGATGTTGCGGCTTCTCGCCGTCCTGTTCAGTTTCACCCTGCTCGCGACCGCGTGCGGCGACGACAGTTCTGACGACGCCGACGGCGGCGACACCGACAGCGGTGACACCGACGGCGGCGACACCGACACCGGTGACACCGGCGGCGACGACGACGACACCGTCGACCTCGTCCAGGACGAGGGACAGACCATCCAGACGATCATCGACCGCGGTGTGCTGAACTGTGGCGTCAACGGCCAGCTGCTCGGGTTCTCCAACGTCGATGCCGACGGCAACTACACCGGCCTCGATGTCGACTACTGCCGGGCCATCGCTGCCGCGCTGCTCGACGATCCCGATGCGGTGGAATACACCGACCTCACCGCCGAGACTCGCTTCACGGCCCTTCAGTCGGGCGAAATCGACGTACTGATCCGAAACGGCACATGGACCTCGTCGCGAGACGGCGCCCTGGGCCTCCAGTGGGCCGCCACGACCTTCTACGACGGTGCGGGCATGCTCGTGAACGCGGACTCCGGCTTCACCGAGGTCGCCGACATGGACGGCACCATCATCTGCGTGCAGACCGGTACGACCACCGAGATCAACCTCGAGATCTACTTCAGCAACCTCGGCATCAGCTACGAGCCGTTGAATGTTGCCGACGAGGCCGCAGTCACCTCGAACTTCTCGAGTGGCGCCTGCGACGGCTACGTGACGGACAAGTCCGGGCTCGCCTCCTTCGCGGCGACCTACGACGGCGACGTGACCATCCTCGACGACACCATGTCGAAGGAGCCCCTCGGCCCGGCCACCCGTGAAGGCGACGACGATTTCTTCGACGTCGTTCAGTGGGTCGTGTTCGCCACGTTCAACGCCGAGGAGTTCGGACTCACTTCCGAGAACATCGGTGACGTCACCCCTGGTGAGAACGGTGCCATCGACAAGTTCGTCAACGACGCGGAGTCCGGCCTCGGGTTCCCGACCGCTGACTGGGCAGTCCGTGTCATCGAAGCGGTGGGCAACTATCAGGAGATCTACGACCGCAACATCGCCCCGCTGGGGATTCCCGAGGGATACAACCAGCTCTACACCCAGGGCGGCATCCTCTACGGAGCCCCGGTCAACTGA
- the arc gene encoding proteasome ATPase, whose product MEDHDTAAEVNRLRMLAAELEDEVTALRRRLQDSPKRVRTLEERLLETKGQLSKAVSQNEKLTYTLREAREHISTLRDEVDKLTQPPSGYGTVLGANDDGTVDVHAGGRKMRVAVQPELAGQLELGQEVVLNESFNVVLARNPDRTGEVATLKDVLDGGDRALIIGRADEERVVEIGDVARSQPLRSGDTLLIDPRAGVVLERLPRPEVEDLVLEEVPDVSYDDVGGLDTQIEEITDAVELPFVHSALFAEYDLPAPKGILLYGPPGCGKTLIAKAVANSLAKKVAEVSGDKEARSFFLNIKGPELLNKYVGETERQIRLVFQRAREKSEEGWPVIVFFDEMESLFRTRGSGISSDIESTIVPQLLAEIDGVETLRNVIVIGASNREDLIDPAILRPGRLDVKIKIERPDAEAAIPIFARYLTADVPIDEGMIETEGGGDIHKAIQAMIEDTVREMYREDDANRFLEVTYQNGDKEVMFFKDFSSGAMIENIVRRAKKLAIKREIAGGERGIRTDDLLSSIRQEFKEHEDLPNTTNPDDWAKISGKKGERIVYVRTLIHTDNDASGGKSIDSVATGQYL is encoded by the coding sequence GTGGAGGACCATGACACCGCCGCCGAGGTGAACCGGCTTCGGATGCTCGCCGCCGAACTCGAGGACGAGGTGACCGCGCTGCGGCGTCGTCTCCAGGACTCGCCCAAGCGGGTACGCACCCTCGAGGAGCGCCTGCTCGAGACCAAGGGGCAACTCAGCAAGGCCGTGTCCCAGAACGAGAAGCTCACCTACACCCTGCGCGAAGCACGCGAACACATCTCCACCCTGCGCGACGAGGTGGACAAGCTGACCCAGCCGCCCTCGGGCTACGGCACGGTGCTCGGTGCCAACGACGACGGGACGGTCGACGTCCACGCCGGCGGCCGCAAGATGCGTGTCGCGGTGCAGCCCGAACTCGCCGGACAGCTCGAACTCGGCCAGGAGGTCGTGCTCAACGAGTCGTTCAACGTCGTCCTGGCGCGCAACCCGGATCGCACCGGCGAGGTCGCCACGCTCAAGGACGTGCTCGACGGCGGCGACCGTGCCCTGATCATCGGCCGCGCCGACGAGGAACGGGTCGTGGAGATCGGCGACGTCGCCCGTTCCCAACCCCTCCGCAGCGGCGACACCCTGCTCATCGACCCGCGTGCCGGTGTGGTGCTCGAGCGGCTCCCGCGCCCCGAGGTGGAGGATCTCGTGCTCGAGGAGGTGCCCGACGTGTCCTACGACGACGTCGGCGGCCTCGACACGCAGATCGAGGAGATCACCGACGCGGTCGAGCTGCCCTTCGTCCACAGCGCGTTGTTCGCCGAGTACGACCTGCCCGCACCGAAGGGGATCCTGCTCTACGGTCCACCCGGCTGCGGCAAGACACTCATCGCGAAGGCCGTGGCCAACAGTCTGGCCAAGAAGGTGGCCGAGGTCTCCGGCGACAAGGAGGCCCGCAGCTTCTTTCTCAACATCAAGGGCCCGGAGCTGCTCAACAAGTACGTGGGGGAGACCGAGCGCCAGATACGCCTGGTGTTCCAGCGGGCTCGCGAGAAGAGCGAGGAGGGCTGGCCGGTCATCGTGTTCTTCGACGAGATGGAATCACTGTTCCGCACCCGAGGCAGTGGGATCAGCTCCGACATCGAGTCCACCATCGTGCCCCAGCTGTTGGCCGAGATCGACGGCGTCGAGACGCTGCGCAACGTCATCGTCATCGGTGCGTCGAACCGGGAGGATCTCATCGATCCGGCCATCCTCCGGCCCGGACGACTCGACGTGAAGATCAAGATCGAGCGCCCCGACGCCGAGGCGGCCATTCCGATCTTCGCCCGCTATCTCACGGCCGATGTCCCCATCGACGAGGGCATGATCGAGACCGAGGGTGGCGGCGACATCCACAAGGCCATTCAGGCGATGATCGAAGACACCGTTCGCGAGATGTACCGAGAAGACGACGCGAACCGCTTCCTCGAAGTCACGTACCAGAACGGCGACAAAGAGGTCATGTTCTTCAAGGACTTCTCTTCGGGCGCCATGATCGAGAACATCGTGCGCCGGGCCAAGAAGTTGGCCATCAAGCGCGAGATCGCCGGCGGCGAGCGCGGTATCCGCACCGACGACCTGCTCTCCTCGATCCGCCAGGAATTCAAGGAGCACGAAGACCTTCCGAACACCACCAACCCCGACGACTGGGCGAAGATCTCGGGAAAGAAGGGCGAACGCATCGTCTACGTGCGCACGCTCATCCACACCGACAACGACGCATCCGGCGGGAAGTCGATCGACTCGGTGGCCACCGGCCAGTACCTCTGA
- a CDS encoding ferredoxin yields the protein MKVWIDQDLCTGDGLCEEIAPDVFTLLDDGLAYVKEGDKIYSDPGGPEGLAVVKAGQEEATIESAEECPGECIFIEI from the coding sequence ATGAAGGTTTGGATCGACCAGGATCTTTGCACCGGCGATGGCCTCTGCGAAGAAATCGCCCCCGACGTCTTCACCCTTCTCGACGACGGACTGGCCTATGTGAAGGAAGGCGACAAGATCTACTCCGACCCGGGCGGCCCCGAGGGCCTCGCGGTCGTGAAGGCCGGCCAGGAAGAGGCCACCATCGAGTCGGCCGAAGAGTGCCCCGGCGAGTGCATCTTCATCGAGATCTGA
- a CDS encoding trypsin-like peptidase domain-containing protein, with protein sequence MRPPGRRRVRWLQSVVAMALVASVSACGSDDPVATPAASATTPDVGPVPDDHGLSEQQLAAVLPSTVSIQGVACGRVASGSGFALTDTLVVTNAHVILGIDEITVHTFDGDEFIGTPVAFDADADLAILDVPDADFVPLPLTERAANGSTGVLVGWERGGFADPTPYRVERRVTVRIESVGSTTRVERPAWLIAAEVQVGDSGAALVDRTGEVIGVAFATSTAGEGVGYAVRSTAIEELMARGLDPNQTVPDC encoded by the coding sequence ATGAGGCCTCCCGGCCGCCGACGGGTGCGGTGGCTGCAGTCCGTCGTTGCCATGGCCCTGGTCGCGTCCGTGTCCGCCTGCGGCAGCGACGATCCCGTCGCCACACCCGCGGCCTCGGCCACCACTCCCGACGTGGGCCCGGTTCCCGACGATCACGGCCTTTCCGAACAGCAGCTCGCCGCCGTGCTGCCGTCGACGGTGAGCATCCAGGGCGTGGCCTGCGGCCGCGTCGCCTCGGGATCGGGGTTCGCGCTCACCGACACGCTGGTGGTCACCAACGCCCATGTGATCCTGGGCATCGACGAGATCACCGTCCACACGTTCGACGGTGACGAGTTCATCGGTACCCCGGTGGCGTTCGACGCCGACGCCGACCTTGCGATTCTCGACGTGCCCGATGCCGACTTCGTGCCGCTGCCGCTCACCGAACGCGCGGCCAACGGCTCGACCGGCGTGCTCGTCGGCTGGGAGCGCGGCGGCTTCGCCGACCCCACGCCCTATCGCGTCGAGCGACGGGTCACCGTGCGCATCGAGTCGGTCGGCAGCACCACACGGGTCGAACGGCCGGCCTGGCTCATCGCCGCCGAGGTCCAAGTGGGGGACTCGGGCGCCGCGCTCGTCGACCGCACCGGCGAGGTGATCGGTGTCGCCTTCGCCACCTCCACGGCGGGGGAAGGCGTGGGCTACGCGGTGCGCAGCACCGCCATCGAGGAGCTCATGGCCCGCGGTCTCGACCCGAACCAGACCGTCCCGGATTGCTGA
- a CDS encoding tRNA (adenine-N1)-methyltransferase yields the protein MSRSGPLTAGEPVMLIDRKLRRYLIDLADGGEFHSHSGVLPHDDMIGSPEGTTFRSTRGMVFTALRPTISDFILKMPRGAQVIYPKDIGPILILADIFPGARVLESGLGSGALSIGMLRAGAEITGYEIREDFLEKARENVTRFLGPAAMEHYTTHLHDVYEGIDETDLDRIVLDLPEPWQVVPHAEKALRPGGIFVAYTPSIIQVSQLHDALEESKLGFAETVEVLNRGWHVQGTAVRPDHRMVAHTGFLTHARLLEE from the coding sequence ATGAGCCGCAGCGGACCGCTCACTGCGGGCGAGCCGGTCATGCTGATCGACCGCAAGCTGCGGCGCTACCTGATCGACCTGGCCGATGGGGGAGAGTTCCATTCCCACTCGGGTGTCCTGCCCCACGACGACATGATCGGGTCGCCGGAGGGCACCACGTTTCGTTCCACCCGCGGCATGGTCTTCACCGCCCTGCGCCCGACCATCAGCGACTTCATTCTGAAGATGCCCCGCGGCGCGCAGGTCATCTACCCGAAGGACATCGGCCCGATCCTCATCCTGGCCGACATCTTCCCTGGCGCTCGGGTGCTCGAGTCCGGTCTCGGTAGTGGCGCGTTGTCCATCGGGATGCTGCGGGCGGGCGCCGAGATCACCGGCTACGAGATCCGCGAGGACTTCCTCGAGAAGGCCCGGGAGAACGTGACCCGCTTCCTCGGCCCGGCGGCGATGGAGCACTACACCACCCATCTCCACGACGTCTACGAGGGCATCGACGAGACCGACCTCGACCGGATCGTCCTGGATCTGCCCGAACCGTGGCAGGTCGTACCCCATGCCGAGAAGGCCCTCCGGCCCGGCGGCATCTTCGTGGCCTACACGCCGAGCATCATCCAGGTCTCCCAACTCCACGACGCGCTCGAGGAATCCAAGCTCGGCTTCGCCGAGACCGTCGAAGTGCTCAATCGCGGATGGCACGTGCAGGGCACCGCCGTGCGTCCCGACCACCGGATGGTGGCCCACACGGGCTTCCTCACGCACGCCCGGCTCCTGGAGGAATGA